A single window of Scylla paramamosain isolate STU-SP2022 chromosome 41, ASM3559412v1, whole genome shotgun sequence DNA harbors:
- the LOC135092875 gene encoding uncharacterized protein LOC135092875 isoform X2, with amino-acid sequence MPFTASDCFRLKYFYILERAGETVLSYTLNCGTYGKTPSVSFEDYLRSLPPTSTANYNKISNNTRRKYFTQTDLNQITSHTSCDNFDITLLHKLIKIACENVAGMNDASWKSESDEVEYLVTKVKDTRNEIVHEKLVLSEQEFYVKIQELKNVIVRTLEATKVRYGRDNSEFQGKRDDIMMAIDNMTKETLGKEEILQRSVSQFLPLFKTETNKQLLDCLSYAKCLDPLHFLSGHENNQVDVQTVFSRIEMMTESRNSSSEETLSVEYLKLLNLTQPGNPSSHTVIQKPQVLVIEGDAGSGKTTLITFVLSEWLQNDSDRRMEGLIHYDLLLWVMCSEQTNTTFDDMLSQALPDVKYRYGNLLLPLLKHCRVLVIIDGLDERTKNSHQLVADILNEGREAANFTAVCTSRPEAVTDFKATVPKKYQISHVKILGISPDERPSVIIKHYKWLMRGRSGNIERLRQLIKETSWMELFRLPLNLLFLATMFFYDRTSANPALIQSQLYNFIVTWSVEKLQDRLAKDASLPSRNFRQKKVKTVLKSIYWVALQGLLQNRIFLTEEDEDFLNESCNKEGLPREEVMQAFFVLRRHVTSGHTTEWYRAPHKGIQEHFAARHIFEQLSDYTQGDIKRVLQEALRGQELRLAPLRNMLCHLLGMLVQVNNSTTAAVKEVVDLIQESGVKTTERWLHMLTDTGTNTAILKRVAEHQRSLTDNDGDVVVTDTTVFAATALLPLLSKKKIYIRLEREPAGLDALLQALPRHTVVSVWLAHQYNHPHSTTAASGHLFLQVSGEDLKKFKGHLKAKEHLQLLPQGLTHLSVVLAGSDHARSLLPALSDALSLLTDLYNLTIHVPVKTVTPDALVRLPATDTSVFLTLSGVGDDEVEVAWRIAAALCPSKKGLAPNRRMAPPDKRSGRGWSEGGRHIICTRKYNLTKRASPTVQLYGILARMSVAEIFC; translated from the exons ATGCCTTTTACAGCAAGTGACTGTTTTCGTCTGAAATATTTTTACATCTTAGAAAGAGCTGGCGAGACTGTGTTGAGTTACACTCTTAACTGCGGGACATACGGGAAAACCCCGTCTGTTTCCTTCGAAGACTACTTGAGAAGCCTCCCACCAACCTCGACAGCAAACTAcaataaaatatcaaacaaCACCCGGAGAAAGTATTTTACTCAAACAGACCTAAACCAGATTACAAGTCATACCTCATGCGACAATTTTGACATAACTCTGCTTCATAAACTGATTAAAATAGCATGCGAGAACGTAGCGGGCATGAACGATGCAAGCTGGAAGAGTGAAAGCGATGAGGTAGAGTACCTGGTCACAAAGGTAAAAGATACTAGGAATGAAATTGTCCACGAGAAATTGGTATTGAGTGAACAGGAATTCTACGTTAAAATACAAGAATTGAAAAATGTAATAGTTAGAACTTTGGAGGCCACGAAAGTTAGGTATGGCAGAGACAACAGTGAGTTTCAAGGGAAGAGGGATGACATAATGATGGCGATAGACAACATGACAAAGGAGACCCTCGGAAAGGAGGAGATACTGCAAAGATCAGTGAGTCAATTCCTGCCACTTTTCAAAACGGAAACCAATAAACAACTCCTAGATTGCCTCAGTTATGCCAAGTGCCTCGATCCACTCCACTTCCTTAGTGGACATGAGAACAACCAAGTGGACGTTCAAACAGTATTTTCAAGAATTGAAATGATGACTGAGAGCAGAAATAGTTCATCTGAAGAAACGCTCAGTGTTGAATATTTAAAGCTTTTGAATTTGACACAACCAGGAAATCCGTCCTCACACACAGTGATACAAAAGCCACAAGTCCTGGTGATTGAAGGAGATGCTGGTAGTGGCAAGACAACATTAATCACCTTTGTATTGTCTGAATGGCTGCAAAATGACAGTGACCGCCGCATGGAGGGATTGATTCATTACGACCTTCTGTTGTGGGTGATGTGCAGTGAACAAACTAACACCACATTTGATGATATGCTGAGCCAGGCCCTGCCAGACGTCAAATATCGGTACGGGAATCTCTTGCTGCCTCTACTAAAGCACTGTCGAGTTCTCGTCATCATCGATGGCTTAGACGAAAGGACGAAAAATTCACACCAGCTCGTGGCGGACATcttgaatgaagggagggaagctgcaaaTTTTACTGCAGTGTGCACTTCTCGGCCTGAAGCGGTAACAGACTTTAAAGCAACAGTGCCTAAGAAGTACCAAATTTCCCATGTGAAAATATTGGGCATTTCTCCCGATGAGCGGCCATCCGTCATTATAAAACACTATAAGTGGCTTATGAGGGGAAGGTCTGGGAATATTGAACGTCTTAGGCAGTTGATCAAAGAAACTAGTTGGATGGAGCTTTTTCGGCTCCCCCTTAACTTGTTGTTTCTAGCAACAATGTTTTTCTATGATCGTACATCTGCAAATCCTGCATTAATACAGTCCCAGTTATATAATTTCATAGTTACGTGGAGTGTGGAAAAGTTGCAAGATAGACTGGCTAAAGACGCATCATTACCTTCAAGAAATTTCCGccagaaaaaagttaaaactgTCTTAAAGTCAATTTATTGGGTTGCATTACAAGGACTCCTCCAGAATCGCATCTTCCTGacggaagaagatgaagacttTTTGAATGAGTCCTGTAATAAGGAAGGCTTGCCAAGGGAGGAGGTGATGCAGGCTTTCTTCGTCCTACGGCGACATGTGACATCTGGGCATACCACGGAGTGGTACCGTGCCCCACACAAGGGCATCCAGGAACACTTCGCAGCACGACATATTTTTGAGCAGCTCAGCGATTATACACAAGGAGACATCAAGCGTGTGCTGCAGGAAGCCCTTAGAGGACAGGAACTACGTCTTGCCCCATTGAGAAACATGCTTTGTCATCTTCTAGGGATGCTGGTTCAGGTGAATAATTCCACGACTGCAGCAGTGAAGGAAGTGGTGGACCTCATACAGGAGTCTGGCGTGAAAACCACAGAGCGTTGGTTGCATATGCTGACGGACACAGGAACTAACACCGCAATCCTGAAACGTGTAGCTGAACATCAAAGGAGTTTAACTGATAATGATGGAGATGTAGTGGTTACCGACACCACAGTGTTCGCCGCTACTGCCTTGCTGCCTCtcttatcaaaaaaaaaaatttacataaGACTAGAGAGAGAGCCAGCTGGACTGGACGCCTTGCTGCAGGCCCTTCCTCGACACACCGTCGTGAGTGTATGGCTGGCTCACCAATACAATCATCCTCACTCAACTACCGCTGCCTCTGGACACCTGTTTCTGCAGGTTTCAGG GGAAGACCTGAAGAAGTTCAAGGGACACCTGAAGGCTAAAGAACACTTGCAGTTACTCCCTCAAGGCCTGACTCACCTATCCGTGGTGTTAGCGGGAAGTGACCACGCCCGCAGCCTCCTGCCAGCTCTCTCTGATGCCCTGAGTTTACTCACTGACCTATACAATCTCA CAATTCACGTCCCTGTGAAAACGGTAACCCCAGATGCCCTCGTTCGACTCCCTGCTACCGACACCAGTGTGTTCCTCACTCTGTCCGGCGTGGGCGATGACGAGGTGGAGGTGGCCTGGCGTATTGCAGCAGCTTTGTGTCCCAGCAAGAAggg
- the LOC135092875 gene encoding uncharacterized protein LOC135092875 isoform X1: MPFTASDCFRLKYFYILERAGETVLSYTLNCGTYGKTPSVSFEDYLRSLPPTSTANYNKISNNTRRKYFTQTDLNQITSHTSCDNFDITLLHKLIKIACENVAGMNDASWKSESDEVEYLVTKVKDTRNEIVHEKLVLSEQEFYVKIQELKNVIVRTLEATKVRYGRDNSEFQGKRDDIMMAIDNMTKETLGKEEILQRSVSQFLPLFKTETNKQLLDCLSYAKCLDPLHFLSGHENNQVDVQTVFSRIEMMTESRNSSSEETLSVEYLKLLNLTQPGNPSSHTVIQKPQVLVIEGDAGSGKTTLITFVLSEWLQNDSDRRMEGLIHYDLLLWVMCSEQTNTTFDDMLSQALPDVKYRYGNLLLPLLKHCRVLVIIDGLDERTKNSHQLVADILNEGREAANFTAVCTSRPEAVTDFKATVPKKYQISHVKILGISPDERPSVIIKHYKWLMRGRSGNIERLRQLIKETSWMELFRLPLNLLFLATMFFYDRTSANPALIQSQLYNFIVTWSVEKLQDRLAKDASLPSRNFRQKKVKTVLKSIYWVALQGLLQNRIFLTEEDEDFLNESCNKEGLPREEVMQAFFVLRRHVTSGHTTEWYRAPHKGIQEHFAARHIFEQLSDYTQGDIKRVLQEALRGQELRLAPLRNMLCHLLGMLVQVNNSTTAAVKEVVDLIQESGVKTTERWLHMLTDTGTNTAILKRVAEHQRSLTDNDGDVVVTDTTVFAATALLPLLSKKKIYIRLEREPAGLDALLQALPRHTVVSVWLAHQYNHPHSTTAASGHLFLQVSGEDLKKFKGHLKAKEHLQLLPQGLTHLSVVLAGSDHARSLLPALSDALSLLTDLYNLTIHVPVKTVTPDALVRLPATDTSVFLTLSGVGDDEVEVAWRIAAALCPSKKGLWDIYFPAASLRTDGWRRLINGLAEAGVRVGATLYVPESTISLNEHLQLFSFTESLLGCQLRRSSAEWLWQ; the protein is encoded by the exons ATGCCTTTTACAGCAAGTGACTGTTTTCGTCTGAAATATTTTTACATCTTAGAAAGAGCTGGCGAGACTGTGTTGAGTTACACTCTTAACTGCGGGACATACGGGAAAACCCCGTCTGTTTCCTTCGAAGACTACTTGAGAAGCCTCCCACCAACCTCGACAGCAAACTAcaataaaatatcaaacaaCACCCGGAGAAAGTATTTTACTCAAACAGACCTAAACCAGATTACAAGTCATACCTCATGCGACAATTTTGACATAACTCTGCTTCATAAACTGATTAAAATAGCATGCGAGAACGTAGCGGGCATGAACGATGCAAGCTGGAAGAGTGAAAGCGATGAGGTAGAGTACCTGGTCACAAAGGTAAAAGATACTAGGAATGAAATTGTCCACGAGAAATTGGTATTGAGTGAACAGGAATTCTACGTTAAAATACAAGAATTGAAAAATGTAATAGTTAGAACTTTGGAGGCCACGAAAGTTAGGTATGGCAGAGACAACAGTGAGTTTCAAGGGAAGAGGGATGACATAATGATGGCGATAGACAACATGACAAAGGAGACCCTCGGAAAGGAGGAGATACTGCAAAGATCAGTGAGTCAATTCCTGCCACTTTTCAAAACGGAAACCAATAAACAACTCCTAGATTGCCTCAGTTATGCCAAGTGCCTCGATCCACTCCACTTCCTTAGTGGACATGAGAACAACCAAGTGGACGTTCAAACAGTATTTTCAAGAATTGAAATGATGACTGAGAGCAGAAATAGTTCATCTGAAGAAACGCTCAGTGTTGAATATTTAAAGCTTTTGAATTTGACACAACCAGGAAATCCGTCCTCACACACAGTGATACAAAAGCCACAAGTCCTGGTGATTGAAGGAGATGCTGGTAGTGGCAAGACAACATTAATCACCTTTGTATTGTCTGAATGGCTGCAAAATGACAGTGACCGCCGCATGGAGGGATTGATTCATTACGACCTTCTGTTGTGGGTGATGTGCAGTGAACAAACTAACACCACATTTGATGATATGCTGAGCCAGGCCCTGCCAGACGTCAAATATCGGTACGGGAATCTCTTGCTGCCTCTACTAAAGCACTGTCGAGTTCTCGTCATCATCGATGGCTTAGACGAAAGGACGAAAAATTCACACCAGCTCGTGGCGGACATcttgaatgaagggagggaagctgcaaaTTTTACTGCAGTGTGCACTTCTCGGCCTGAAGCGGTAACAGACTTTAAAGCAACAGTGCCTAAGAAGTACCAAATTTCCCATGTGAAAATATTGGGCATTTCTCCCGATGAGCGGCCATCCGTCATTATAAAACACTATAAGTGGCTTATGAGGGGAAGGTCTGGGAATATTGAACGTCTTAGGCAGTTGATCAAAGAAACTAGTTGGATGGAGCTTTTTCGGCTCCCCCTTAACTTGTTGTTTCTAGCAACAATGTTTTTCTATGATCGTACATCTGCAAATCCTGCATTAATACAGTCCCAGTTATATAATTTCATAGTTACGTGGAGTGTGGAAAAGTTGCAAGATAGACTGGCTAAAGACGCATCATTACCTTCAAGAAATTTCCGccagaaaaaagttaaaactgTCTTAAAGTCAATTTATTGGGTTGCATTACAAGGACTCCTCCAGAATCGCATCTTCCTGacggaagaagatgaagacttTTTGAATGAGTCCTGTAATAAGGAAGGCTTGCCAAGGGAGGAGGTGATGCAGGCTTTCTTCGTCCTACGGCGACATGTGACATCTGGGCATACCACGGAGTGGTACCGTGCCCCACACAAGGGCATCCAGGAACACTTCGCAGCACGACATATTTTTGAGCAGCTCAGCGATTATACACAAGGAGACATCAAGCGTGTGCTGCAGGAAGCCCTTAGAGGACAGGAACTACGTCTTGCCCCATTGAGAAACATGCTTTGTCATCTTCTAGGGATGCTGGTTCAGGTGAATAATTCCACGACTGCAGCAGTGAAGGAAGTGGTGGACCTCATACAGGAGTCTGGCGTGAAAACCACAGAGCGTTGGTTGCATATGCTGACGGACACAGGAACTAACACCGCAATCCTGAAACGTGTAGCTGAACATCAAAGGAGTTTAACTGATAATGATGGAGATGTAGTGGTTACCGACACCACAGTGTTCGCCGCTACTGCCTTGCTGCCTCtcttatcaaaaaaaaaaatttacataaGACTAGAGAGAGAGCCAGCTGGACTGGACGCCTTGCTGCAGGCCCTTCCTCGACACACCGTCGTGAGTGTATGGCTGGCTCACCAATACAATCATCCTCACTCAACTACCGCTGCCTCTGGACACCTGTTTCTGCAGGTTTCAGG GGAAGACCTGAAGAAGTTCAAGGGACACCTGAAGGCTAAAGAACACTTGCAGTTACTCCCTCAAGGCCTGACTCACCTATCCGTGGTGTTAGCGGGAAGTGACCACGCCCGCAGCCTCCTGCCAGCTCTCTCTGATGCCCTGAGTTTACTCACTGACCTATACAATCTCA CAATTCACGTCCCTGTGAAAACGGTAACCCCAGATGCCCTCGTTCGACTCCCTGCTACCGACACCAGTGTGTTCCTCACTCTGTCCGGCGTGGGCGATGACGAGGTGGAGGTGGCCTGGCGTATTGCAGCAGCTTTGTGTCCCAGCAAGAAggg